A single Micromonospora sp. CCTCC AA 2012012 DNA region contains:
- a CDS encoding DUF349 domain-containing protein translates to MSDWTAFGRVDADGTVYVKTAEGERVVGSWQAGAPEEGLAHFARRFADLVTEVDLTEARLNSGAADAGHSLTTIKRIRASLPEAHVVGDIDALAARLDKLTEVAEAKAGEAKAAKEAARGEALARKTALVEEAEKLAAESTGWKTAGDRLKEILDEWKTIRGVDKKTDGELWKRFAAARDGFTRRRGAHFASLDQQRKQAQTVKEELVAEAEKLKESTDWAATANQLKDLMAQWKAAPRASKEAEQKLWERFRAAQDDFFTRRSEVFSARDNEQRANLERKQALLAEAEALDVDGDPKGAQAKLRDIQAQWHEAGRVPREAAAGLERRLRAVDDKVREVMDSAWRRTTKEDNPLLAQMRTQVAEAEERLARAQAAGDARRVKEAEQALASKRQFLQLAEQAG, encoded by the coding sequence ATGAGCGACTGGACTGCCTTCGGACGGGTGGACGCGGACGGCACCGTGTACGTCAAGACGGCCGAAGGCGAGCGAGTGGTCGGATCCTGGCAGGCGGGGGCCCCGGAAGAAGGACTGGCCCACTTCGCCCGCCGCTTCGCCGACCTGGTGACCGAGGTGGACCTGACCGAGGCCCGGCTCAACTCGGGCGCGGCGGACGCCGGGCACTCGCTGACCACGATCAAGCGGATCCGCGCCTCGCTCCCCGAGGCGCACGTCGTCGGTGACATCGACGCGCTGGCCGCCCGGCTGGACAAGCTCACCGAGGTGGCCGAGGCCAAGGCCGGCGAGGCGAAGGCCGCCAAGGAGGCCGCCCGGGGCGAGGCGCTCGCGCGCAAGACCGCCCTGGTCGAGGAGGCCGAGAAGCTGGCCGCCGAGTCGACCGGCTGGAAGACCGCCGGGGACCGGCTCAAGGAGATCCTCGACGAGTGGAAGACCATCCGCGGCGTCGACAAGAAGACCGACGGTGAGCTGTGGAAGCGGTTCGCCGCCGCCCGTGACGGCTTCACCCGTCGGCGGGGCGCCCACTTCGCCTCCCTCGACCAGCAGCGCAAGCAGGCGCAGACGGTCAAGGAGGAGCTGGTCGCCGAGGCCGAGAAGCTGAAGGAGTCCACCGACTGGGCGGCCACCGCCAACCAGCTCAAGGACCTGATGGCCCAGTGGAAGGCCGCTCCGCGCGCCTCCAAGGAGGCCGAGCAGAAGCTCTGGGAACGGTTCCGCGCCGCGCAGGACGACTTCTTCACCCGGCGCAGCGAGGTCTTCTCCGCCCGCGACAACGAGCAGCGCGCCAACCTGGAGCGCAAGCAGGCCCTGCTGGCCGAGGCCGAGGCGCTCGACGTCGACGGCGACCCGAAGGGCGCGCAGGCGAAGCTGCGGGACATCCAGGCGCAGTGGCACGAGGCCGGCCGGGTGCCCCGCGAGGCCGCCGCCGGGCTGGAGCGCCGGCTGCGGGCCGTCGACGACAAGGTCCGCGAGGTCATGGACTCGGCGTGGCGGCGTACCACCAAGGAGGACAACCCGCTGCTCGCGCAGATGCGTACGCAGGTCGCCGAGGCCGAGGAGCGGCTGGCCCGCGCGCAGGCCGCCGGCGACGCCCGCCGGGTCAAGGAGGCCGAGCAGGCGCTCGCCTCCAAGCGCCAGTTCCTCCAGCTCGCCGAACAGGCCGGCTGA
- a CDS encoding cellulase family glycosylhydrolase has protein sequence MHRPTALGGALTALATAAAGVLVAAAVSTTPAAAAVGGTGTGYLHTSGNKIIDSTGATVRLTGINWFGMETDNKTFHGLWSSNPWRGQLDTMARLGYNTLRVPWSDDAVKPGATASGINDFVNPDLVGLSPLQILDKVVDYAGSKGMRIILDRHRPTSAGQSPLWYTSTVSEATWIADWKLMAQRYANNPTVIGADLHNEPHAEGTNPAATGACWGCGDTARDWRLAAERAGNAILGVQPNWLIFVEGVSCPSGGLSNVWDGDTSNDEDCGWWGGNLSKAGQFPVRLNVANRLVYSPHEYATSVYHQAWFDDPTYPANMPAIWDKYWGYLYKQNIAPIMMGEFGTTLQDPKDKVWLQNLLAYTGSGVNGMSFTYWSWNPNSGDTGGIANDDWTTINQAKQDIIQPYLIPPVGGGTNPSPTTSPTGSPTPTPTPTGSSSPTPTPTPPAPTGACTASYKQVNAWAGGFQGELTVKNTGTGTLNPWSATWTWPSGVTLASGWNATVTQSGNTVTAAAPDWAKTLAPGASATIGFTANGAASAPATVKLNGTAC, from the coding sequence ATGCACCGACCCACCGCCCTCGGCGGCGCGCTCACCGCGCTCGCCACCGCCGCGGCCGGCGTCCTCGTCGCCGCCGCCGTCAGCACCACCCCGGCCGCCGCCGCTGTCGGCGGCACCGGCACCGGCTACCTGCACACCAGCGGGAACAAGATCATCGACAGTACCGGGGCCACCGTCCGGCTCACCGGGATCAACTGGTTCGGCATGGAGACCGACAACAAGACCTTCCACGGTCTCTGGTCGAGCAACCCGTGGCGGGGCCAGCTCGACACGATGGCCCGGCTCGGCTACAACACGCTGCGCGTCCCGTGGTCGGACGACGCGGTGAAGCCGGGCGCGACGGCCAGCGGCATCAACGACTTCGTCAACCCGGACCTGGTCGGGCTCTCCCCGCTGCAGATCCTCGACAAGGTCGTCGACTACGCCGGCAGCAAGGGGATGCGGATCATCCTGGACCGGCACCGGCCCACCTCGGCCGGGCAGTCGCCGCTCTGGTACACCTCGACGGTCTCCGAGGCGACCTGGATCGCCGACTGGAAGCTGATGGCCCAGCGGTACGCGAACAACCCGACGGTGATCGGCGCGGACCTGCACAACGAGCCGCACGCCGAGGGCACCAACCCGGCCGCCACCGGCGCCTGCTGGGGCTGCGGCGACACCGCCCGGGACTGGCGGCTCGCCGCCGAGCGGGCCGGCAACGCGATCCTCGGGGTGCAGCCGAACTGGCTGATCTTCGTGGAGGGGGTGAGCTGCCCCAGCGGCGGCCTGTCGAACGTCTGGGACGGCGACACCAGCAACGACGAGGACTGCGGCTGGTGGGGTGGCAACCTCTCCAAGGCCGGCCAGTTCCCGGTCCGGCTGAACGTGGCGAACCGGCTGGTCTACTCCCCGCACGAGTACGCCACCTCGGTCTACCACCAGGCGTGGTTCGACGACCCGACCTACCCGGCGAACATGCCGGCGATCTGGGACAAGTACTGGGGCTACCTCTACAAGCAGAACATCGCGCCGATCATGATGGGCGAGTTCGGCACCACGCTCCAGGACCCGAAGGACAAGGTCTGGTTGCAGAACCTGCTGGCGTACACGGGCAGCGGGGTGAACGGGATGTCGTTCACCTACTGGTCGTGGAACCCGAACTCGGGTGACACCGGCGGCATCGCCAACGACGACTGGACCACCATCAACCAGGCCAAACAGGACATCATCCAGCCGTACCTGATCCCGCCGGTGGGTGGCGGCACCAACCCGTCGCCGACGACGAGCCCGACCGGCTCGCCGACCCCGACGCCGACGCCGACGGGCTCGTCCTCGCCGACGCCGACCCCGACGCCGCCGGCCCCGACCGGCGCCTGCACCGCGAGCTACAAGCAGGTCAACGCGTGGGCGGGCGGCTTCCAGGGCGAGCTGACGGTGAAGAACACCGGCACCGGCACGCTGAACCCGTGGTCGGCGACCTGGACCTGGCCGTCCGGGGTGACCCTGGCCAGCGGCTGGAACGCCACCGTCACGCAGTCCGGCAACACGGTCACCGCCGCCGCCCCGGACTGGGCGAAGACCCTCGCCCCGGGGGCGTCGGCCACCATCGGCTTCACCGCCAACGGCGCGGCCTCCGCGCCCGCCACGGTGAAGCTCAACGGCACCGCCTGCTGA